In Chaetodon trifascialis isolate fChaTrf1 chromosome 4, fChaTrf1.hap1, whole genome shotgun sequence, one DNA window encodes the following:
- the LOC139330671 gene encoding homocysteine S-methyltransferase YbgG: MDSSARLRHYMSDNGPLILDGGLATELEAQGAHLQGDPLWSARLLQTNPQAIRNAHYRFLLSGADVITTATYQASVPRFVSHLDVSSERARELLMSGVQLAKETVERFVSEGRPAGRRCPLVAGSVGPYGAFLHNGSEYTGAYAEQMSVDELKVWHRPQVDCLAAAGPDFIAFETIPSMKEAEALVELLREFPNSKAWLSFSCKDGTCISDGSLFADAVQIANRSTQLVAVGVNCCSPALVEPLLDSAGSQLSPDLSWVAYPNSGEEWDTERGWLSSAKASALIPELSRTWRKQGAALIGGCCRIGPAHIAELRRQLRGSCEPPASAV; the protein is encoded by the exons ATGGACTCCTCTGCTCGCCTAAGACATTACATGAGTGACAACGGACCATTAATCTTGGATGGTGGACTGGCGACTGAACTGGAAGCGCAAGGAGCCCATTTACag GGGGATCCTTTGTGGAGCGCCAGGCTTCTGCAGACTAATCCCCAGGCCATAAGAAATGCTCATTACAG GTTTCTCCTCAGTGGTGCCGATGTTATCACAACGGCTACGTACCAGGCGAGCGTCCCCAGGTTCGTCAGTCACCTGGACGTGAGCTCCGAGCGCgccagagagctgctgatgtCTGGAGTGCAGCTCGCCAAAGAGACGGTGGAGAGGTTTGTCTCTGAGGGTCGTCCGGCAG GGCGGAGGTGTCCTCTGGTGGCAGGCTCTGTTGGACCATACGGGGCCTTTCTGCACAACGGCTCCGAGTACACTGGAGCTTATGCAGAGCAGATGAGCGTTGAC GAGCTGAAGGTTTGGCATCGGCCGCAGGTCGACTGCTTAGCGGCAGCAGGACCCGATTTCATCGCTTTTGAGACAATCCCAAGTATGAAAGAGGCGGAGGCTCTGGTTGAGCTGCTCAGAGAGTTCCCGAACTCCAAAGCCTGGCTGTCCTTCTCCTGTAAG GATGGGACGTGTATCTCAGATGGCAGCCTCTTCGCCGACGCGGTGCAGATCGCCAACAGATCCACGCAGCTGGTCGCCGTCGGCGTCAACTGCTGCTCACCAGCGCTGGTGGAGCCGCTGCTGGACTCCGCCGGGTCACAGCTGAGCCCAGACCTGAGCTGGGTGGCGTACCCTAACAGCGGAGAGGAGTGGGACACCGAGCGGGG GTGGTTGTCATCAGCGAAAGCGTCAGCGTTAATACCTGAACTCAGCCGCACATGGAGGAAGCAAGGTGCTGCCTTGATAG GAGGCTGCTGCCGGATCGGCCCCGCTCACATCGCCGAGCTGCGTCgacagctgagaggaagctgCGAACCTCCAGCCTCTGCAGTGTGA
- the LOC139330669 gene encoding basic immunoglobulin-like variable motif-containing protein codes for MPNTSEGQGSNLSGPAAPSGLQRPTDGEEERGLISSLARDATRVRRASSAELHLPWTCPVTHSREKFYTVCSDYALLNQAASVYCPPNAARDVVPNKQDGGPSHVKPKPSADTSAGQSGGAHVGSDGDCDMVEVSSGHTKPILAWEIDTTDFNAVLTRKTRTSNVKKCSTKKMKSSDRPSRNLQDVSPHASLEEIKQRKVLDLRRWYCISRPQYKTSCGISSLVSCWNFLYSTLGAGSLPPISQEEALHILGFQPPFEEIKFGPFTGNATLMRWFRQINDNFRVRGCSYILYKPHGKHKTAGETAEGALMKLTQGLKDESMAYIYHCQNHYFCPMGFEATPLKAAKAYRGPLPTNEMEYWIVIGEPSRKHPAIHCKKWLDIVTDLNTQNPEYLDIRHTERGIQRRKTKKVGGNLHCIMAFQRVNWQKLGPWALNLENLRHDFHHSGSERAHGSVTEEMEERTASKRLAYLGRSHSMGSQKDTNWKRQSNTAEYRQRSSPDSDLEEDITD; via the exons ATGCCGAACACATCAGAAGGTCAAGGGTCAAACCTATCAGGGCCAGCGGCACCGTCAGGGCTGCAGAGGCCCACCGATGGGGAGGAAGAACGCGGTCTGATCAGCTCCCTCGCCCGGGACGCCACCAGAGTCCGGAGGGCTTCGAGTGCCGAGCTCCACCTGCCGTGGACCTGCCCGGTCACACACTCCCGTGAGAAGTTCTACACGGTCTGCTCCGACTATGCTCTCCTCAACCAGGCTGCCTCCGTGTACTGTCCCCCAAACGCAGCCAGGGACGTGGTCCCGAACAAGCAGGACGGTGGGCCATCACACGTGAAGCCCAAACCCTCAGCTGACACCAGCGCCGGCCAGTCCGGAGGGGCCCACGTGGGATCGGACGGGGACTGCGACATGGTGGAGGTGTCCTCTGGCCACACGAAGCCTATACTGGCCTGGGAAATTGATACCACAGACTTCAATGCTGTGCTCACCAGGAAAACACGAACTA GCAATGTGAAGAAATGCAGCACCAAGAAGATGAAGTCATCAGACAGACCCAGCCGAAATCTGCAAGACGTGTCTCCTCATGCCTCGCTGGAGGAGATCAAACAGAGGAAAGTGCTCGACCTCCGGAGATG GTACTGCATCAGTCGGCCTCAGTACAAGACTTCCTGTGGGATCTCTTCGCTGGTGTCCTGCTGGAATTTCCTGTACAGCACTCTGGGTGCAGGGAG TCTCCCACCCATCTCTCAGGAGGAGGCCCTGCACATTCTGGGTTTTCAGCCGCCCTTTGAGGAAATCAAGTTCGGTCCTTTCACCGGCAACGCTACGCTAATGCG GTGGTTCAGACAAATCAACGACAATTTCCGAGTGCGAGGTTGCTCCTACATTCTGTACAAACCGCACGGAAAACACAAGACGGCAGGAGAAACAG CTGAAGGAGCGTTGATGAAGCTGACACAAGGGCTGAAGGACGAGTCCATGGCCTACATTTACCACTGCCAGAACCACTACTTCTGCCCAATGGGCTTTGAAGCCACGCCGCTCAAAGCTGCTAAGGCATACAG GGGCCCTTTACCCACGAATGAAATGGAGTactggatcgtcattggtgaGCCCAGCAGGAAACACCCAGCCATCCACTGTAAAAA ATGGCTGGACATCGTGACTGACCTCAACACGCAAAATCCTGAATACCTGGACATTCGTCACACAGAGAGGGGGATTCAGCGCCGCAAAACCAAAAAG GTCGGGGGCAACCTGCACTGCATCATGGCCTTCCAGAGGGTGAACTGGCAGAAGCTCGGCCCCTGGGCTCTAAACTTGGAGAACCTGCGTCACGATTTCCATCACTCCGGCTCTGAGCGAGCCCACGGGAGCGTCACGGAGGAAATGGAGGAGAGGACGGCGTCCAAGCGTCTGGCCTACCTGGGACGCTCGCACAGTATGGGAAGTCAGAAGGACACCAACTGGAAACGCCAGTCCAACACTGCAGAGTACAGACAGAGGAGCTCCCCTGACAGCGACCTCGAAGAAGACATCACAGACTGA